The following proteins are co-located in the Leptodactylus fuscus isolate aLepFus1 chromosome 8, aLepFus1.hap2, whole genome shotgun sequence genome:
- the LOC142216523 gene encoding gamma-crystallin-3-like translates to MVKIIFYEDKNFQGRSYECDSDSSDLSSYFNRCNSIRVENGNWILYEHSNYRGHQYFLRRGEYPDFQQWMGYNDSIRSCRLTPQHRGPFRMRVYEREDFRGQMMEFTEDCPHVFEQFRYNDINSCHVQDGYWMFYEEPNYRGRQYYLRPGEYRRYSDWGASSARIGSFRRVQHMY, encoded by the exons ATTATCTTCTACGAGGACAAAAACTTCCAAGGTCGCTCCTATGAGTGCGACTCTGATTCTTCTGACCTGTCCTCCTACTTTAACCGTTGTAATTCCATTCGAGTGGAGAACGGAAACTGGATCCTGTATGAGCATTCCAACTACAGAGGACACCAgtacttcctgagaagaggagaGTATCCTGACTTCCAGCAatggatgggctacaatgactccATCAGATCTTGCCGTTTAACCCCACAG CATCGTGGACCATTCAGGATGAGGGTGTATGAGAGAGAAGATTTCAGAGGTCAGATGATGGAGTTCACTGAAGATTGTCCTCATGTCTTTGAGCAATTCCGCTACAACGACATCAACTCTTGTCATGTGCAAGATGGATACTGGATGTTCTATGAGGAGCCCAACTACAGAGGACGTCAGTATTACCTGAGACCTGGAGAGTACAGGAGATACAGCGACTGGGGAGCTTCCAGTGCCCGAATTGGTTCTTTCAGAAGAGTTCAACATATGtattaa